A genomic stretch from Syntrophorhabdaceae bacterium includes:
- a CDS encoding tripartite tricarboxylate transporter permease: MDLLNGMIYIFHPMNLFYCFLGGVLGTLVGVLPGLGPVSALSILLPISMYLDPTGAIIMLGGIYYGAQYGGSTTSILVNVPGEVTSIATTFDGYAMTKKGRAGE; this comes from the coding sequence ATGGATCTTTTGAATGGCATGATTTACATCTTTCATCCGATGAATCTCTTCTATTGCTTTCTCGGTGGTGTTCTGGGTACCCTCGTCGGCGTTCTTCCCGGCCTGGGACCCGTGTCGGCCCTTTCAATTCTGCTCCCCATCAGCATGTACCTTGATCCCACCGGGGCAATCATTATGCTCGGAGGTATCTACTATGGTGCACAGTATGGCGGTTCCACGACAAGCATCCTCGTAAATGTTCCCGGTGAGGTTACGTCCATCGCCACTACCTTCGACGGATACGCGATGACCAAAAAAGGAAGAGCAGGAGAAG
- a CDS encoding tripartite tricarboxylate transporter TctB family protein: MEDRRTTFIESITLFIMSFGVLFEGIRLTRIVSNVTQDIMGPGTYIIALGALFMLGTLLHSTRLVSAPPLKERPAEESDNKGAGLTVLAIVATLAFYTVCIQILGYLIATPIFFLLIFWVVRVESWRKNVTLTVILSAAYYLVFVYYCSVIFPRGIFYR, translated from the coding sequence ATGGAAGACAGAAGGACGACATTCATCGAATCGATAACGCTCTTCATCATGAGTTTCGGTGTCCTCTTCGAAGGTATCCGTCTCACAAGAATCGTCAGCAATGTCACCCAGGACATCATGGGTCCGGGTACCTATATCATTGCCCTGGGGGCACTGTTCATGCTCGGTACGCTTCTGCATAGCACACGACTGGTGAGCGCCCCGCCTCTCAAGGAAAGACCTGCGGAAGAATCGGACAACAAGGGGGCAGGCCTCACCGTACTGGCTATCGTGGCAACGCTCGCCTTCTACACCGTGTGTATCCAAATTCTTGGGTACCTCATCGCCACGCCCATCTTCTTTCTTTTGATATTTTGGGTGGTGAGAGTAGAGTCGTGGCGTAAGAACGTGACACTGACAGTTATTTTATCCGCGGCATACTATCTGGTTTTCGTTTACTACTGCAGCGTCATCTTCCCCAGGGGAATATTCTACAGATAA